CGTCTCGCCGCCGGTCCAGAGGGCGTTCAGGTCGACGTAGTAGCCGATGACCTCGAGGGGATCGATGATGTCGCTGGTCATCGTGAAGAGCGTGGCGTCGTAGCGGCCCGCGCCGACCTCGGCGAGCACGGTCGCGCCGTCGAGTTGCTCGATGGTCACGTCGAAGCCGGCGTCCTCGAGGTTCTCCTGGATGATCTGCGCGGTCAGGTTCGCGTACGTCCCGCCCGCGGCGACCGAGAGGGTGAAGTCGCGGTCCGCGCCGTCGGCGACCGCCTCGTCGAGCAGCTCCGCCGCCCGTTCGGGGTCGTGCTCGACCGGCTCGAGCGACTCGTCGTGGTAGTTCAGGGCGGGCGCGAGGAAGGCGCCACCGAGCTCGCCCACGCCGCCGCCCGCCGCTTCCAGGATGTTGGCGCGGTGGATCGCGCGGTCGACGGCCTCGCGGACCCGCGGGTCGGCGAAGGCGTCGGACTCCTGGTTGAGCAGCAGGTAGTTCGGGAACGCCATGGCGAACTCGCCGACGACCGTGGCCGCCCCGTCGTCCAGCGCCTCCAGCTGCGGGCGGGGCGGCGTCGCGATGATGTCGAGATCGCCGCCGCGCAGCTGCTGGGTCCGGTTGCTGTCGCTGGGCACCGCCTCGAAGACGACGCTGTCGAGGTAGGGGCGCCCGGGCACCCAGTACGACTCGTTGCGCACCAGCGTGATGCGCTGCCCGCTGGTCCACGACTCCAGCCGGAACGGCCCGGTGCCGATCGGGTGCTGCGAGAACTCCTCCGGGGTCATGCCGGCGAGGTCCGCGGGCACGACCGGGGCGAACGGCAGCGAGAGGCTGGCCTCCAGCGCGGGGGACGGCGCCGACGTCGTGACCACGACGGTCGACGGCGAGGTCGCCTCGACCGTCTCGATCTCGGCGAACATCGACACCCAGGCCTCCGACTGCCGCACCGTCTCGATGCTGTAGACGACGTCGTCGGCGGTCATCGGCGTGCCGTCGGAGAACGTGATGCCCTCGTGGAGGCGGAACGTCCAGGTGGTGAAGTCGGCGTTCGCCTGGCTGCTCTCGACCAGCCAGGGCACGACCTCGCCGTTCTCGTCGGTCCGGAACAGGGTCTCGAGGATCTGGGCGAAGACGTGGGCCGAGTTGTTGTCGATCGCCGTGTAGGGGTTCAGCCCGAGCGCCTCGCGCTCGCCGGCGATGTGCAGCGTGCCACCGGTCGCCGGCGTCGCCGTCGGGCCGGCCGAGACCGGTTCCGCGGCCTCGCCGGCCGAGCACGACGCGAGGGCCAGGACGGCCGTGGCCGCGGCCAGGACTGTGCGTGCCTGCCGTGCGACGTGGATCACTCTTCCTTCCCAGGGGCAGCCGGTTGAGGCCGTTCTAGTGCCTAGAGGACAGAGTCGATCTGGGCATAATTCACTATCAAGAAGCCCCCGTCAACGGTGCATGTGCCGTCACCGGGTAGTTCGGGTGAGGCCTAGCGTGGTCGCTTTGGTTGGGGTAATCTGCGCCTACTTCATTAGGTGGAAGGAAGCGCCATTGAGTGCCGTCGACCTCCCCGGCCTGGTGGCCGGCATCGAGAAGGACGCCGAGGAGTACCTCTCCACCCGCGACGAGGCCACGCTGATGGTCGGCCTGTCCGTGCGGGGCGAGCGTCGGGTTCGCAGCTTCCGGTCGCCGGGCGCCGAGCAGGCCCGGCTGCCCGACGCCGACACCATCTACGAGATCGGATCCGTGTCCAAGGTCTTCTCCACCACGGTCCTCGCCGCGCTGGAGGCCCAGGGGCTGATCGCCCTGGACGACCCGATCGCCGCGCACCTCCCGAAGGAGCTCCGGCTGCCGGAGCACATCGCGTCGATCACGATCGAGCAGCTCGCCACGCACAACTCCGGGCTCGGCTCCGTCGGGGCGATCCACCAGGCGTTCATCGACGAGGAGCTGCGGGGCA
This Jiangella alba DNA region includes the following protein-coding sequences:
- a CDS encoding ABC transporter substrate-binding protein — encoded protein: MIHVARQARTVLAAATAVLALASCSAGEAAEPVSAGPTATPATGGTLHIAGEREALGLNPYTAIDNNSAHVFAQILETLFRTDENGEVVPWLVESSQANADFTTWTFRLHEGITFSDGTPMTADDVVYSIETVRQSEAWVSMFAEIETVEATSPSTVVVTTSAPSPALEASLSLPFAPVVPADLAGMTPEEFSQHPIGTGPFRLESWTSGQRITLVRNESYWVPGRPYLDSVVFEAVPSDSNRTQQLRGGDLDIIATPPRPQLEALDDGAATVVGEFAMAFPNYLLLNQESDAFADPRVREAVDRAIHRANILEAAGGGVGELGGAFLAPALNYHDESLEPVEHDPERAAELLDEAVADGADRDFTLSVAAGGTYANLTAQIIQENLEDAGFDVTIEQLDGATVLAEVGAGRYDATLFTMTSDIIDPLEVIGYYVDLNALWTGGETAEVAALLEEAKQAVDQQTRGDLYARIQQIVYDDRSLVVLGYQPWIWAWRADVVGYEVPMTGVPWLADTGFRE